Proteins from a genomic interval of Polaribacter sp. Q13:
- a CDS encoding carbohydrate porin codes for MKYLYLNYLKKRLSPLFSEVLWCVGQSSASLFRVGERTLLSVFVLFMFAITFNMKAQTIFEKGNHKFKTSGYLRTGVGRSEGGETQAHFQMPGAQNKYSLGNQADTYGELEFDYSYYFDEEKSKSLDVIWMSSIYEDFGTDTQMSFNKAEQLYVRANNFLGNGEVIWAGKRFYDRRAEHMLDRQWVNPGQRGWGFGMEKLIQKGTDEDIKFGIWAFQEKGKDVSFINDEEDHLRAYTADVRYVHLPISETLKMNVSLNYSYRAENEIMEYDAKHGFAVISWLDYEKKYITNTTALIFRQGASIPIHHWSGMSEKENPGNDNIVLNDIASSYFLEINNNFLYDDKETFAVNGILSAVMRDYGTKPYEYNSANPTNKAYLQGRDKKLYWLTAGARGMYYMSDHFKLHLELTHEYIKNEQLNVSGNLDKITFTPELSLEKGFYARPVLRPFVTYAFWSDDLKGLIGNTPNGAPFGNNTSGFTYGLQFEIWW; via the coding sequence ATGAAATATTTATATTTAAATTACTTAAAAAAAAGGTTATCTCCTTTGTTTAGTGAGGTTTTGTGGTGTGTTGGTCAATCTAGCGCATCCCTTTTCCGAGTAGGAGAAAGAACTTTATTGTCTGTTTTTGTATTATTTATGTTTGCGATAACATTTAATATGAAAGCACAAACAATTTTTGAAAAAGGAAATCATAAGTTTAAAACTTCTGGTTATTTAAGGACAGGTGTTGGGCGAAGTGAAGGTGGAGAAACGCAGGCACATTTTCAGATGCCAGGTGCTCAAAATAAATATAGTTTGGGAAATCAGGCCGATACTTATGGAGAGTTAGAGTTTGACTATTCGTATTATTTTGATGAAGAGAAATCGAAATCTTTAGATGTTATTTGGATGAGTTCTATTTATGAAGACTTTGGAACGGATACTCAAATGAGTTTTAATAAAGCGGAACAATTATATGTGCGTGCAAATAATTTTTTGGGAAACGGAGAAGTTATTTGGGCAGGTAAACGATTTTATGATCGTAGAGCAGAACATATGTTAGATAGACAGTGGGTAAACCCAGGACAAAGAGGTTGGGGATTTGGTATGGAAAAACTAATTCAGAAAGGAACTGATGAAGATATTAAATTCGGTATTTGGGCTTTTCAAGAGAAAGGTAAAGATGTTTCTTTTATAAATGATGAAGAAGATCACTTAAGAGCGTATACGGCAGATGTGCGTTATGTGCATTTACCAATTAGTGAAACGCTTAAAATGAATGTCTCTTTAAATTATAGTTATCGGGCAGAAAATGAAATCATGGAATATGATGCTAAACACGGTTTTGCGGTTATTTCCTGGTTAGATTATGAAAAGAAATATATTACCAATACAACGGCACTTATATTTAGACAAGGGGCTTCAATACCAATACACCACTGGTCTGGAATGTCTGAAAAAGAAAATCCAGGAAATGATAACATCGTTTTAAATGATATTGCAAGTTCTTACTTTTTAGAAATCAACAATAACTTTTTATATGATGATAAAGAAACTTTTGCTGTAAATGGTATTCTGTCTGCTGTAATGAGAGATTACGGAACAAAGCCTTATGAATACAATAGTGCTAATCCTACTAATAAAGCCTATTTGCAAGGGAGGGATAAAAAACTGTATTGGTTAACAGCGGGAGCAAGAGGAATGTATTATATGAGCGATCATTTTAAATTACACTTAGAATTGACGCATGAGTATATTAAAAATGAACAATTAAATGTTTCTGGTAATCTTGATAAAATAACGTTTACGCCAGAGCTTTCGTTAGAAAAAGGTTTTTACGCGCGCCCAGTATTGCGTCCGTTTGTTACCTACGCTTTTTGGAGCGATGATTTAAAAGGACTGATTGGTAATACGCCTAATGGCGCTCCTTTTGGTAATAATACTTCCGGATTTACTTATGGATTACAATTTGAAATCTGGTGGTAA
- a CDS encoding TetR/AcrR family transcriptional regulator produces MARKKEYNEDVVVEKAMNLFWKKGYEATSMQMLEKEMGINKFSIYSSFGNKHGLFLKSLKCYKGKVNAVLDKFKNASNGVEDIKQFFYDSVSSNFKGDDIKGCLVTNTYNEFSESEDALIKEEMNSFMNNLKALIIEKLKLDESKDIETIEKQANFLLLAKHGLAAAARVNSKKEIEDYIEMTFKNI; encoded by the coding sequence ATGGCAAGAAAAAAAGAATATAATGAAGATGTAGTCGTTGAAAAAGCAATGAATCTTTTTTGGAAAAAAGGGTACGAGGCTACTTCTATGCAAATGCTAGAAAAAGAAATGGGCATCAACAAATTCTCAATCTACTCTAGTTTTGGTAACAAACATGGTCTTTTTCTAAAAAGCTTAAAATGCTACAAAGGAAAAGTAAATGCTGTTTTAGATAAATTTAAAAATGCTTCCAACGGAGTTGAAGACATTAAACAATTTTTCTACGATTCTGTAAGTTCCAATTTTAAAGGCGACGATATAAAAGGTTGTTTGGTAACAAATACCTATAATGAGTTTTCAGAATCTGAAGATGCATTAATTAAAGAAGAAATGAATTCTTTTATGAATAACTTAAAAGCGTTAATCATAGAGAAACTTAAGTTAGACGAATCAAAGGATATAGAAACCATAGAAAAACAAGCCAATTTTCTCCTTTTAGCCAAACATGGTTTAGCAGCAGCAGCAAGAGTAAATAGTAAAAAAGAAATTGAAGATTACATAGAAATGACCTTTAAAAACATATAA
- a CDS encoding carboxymuconolactone decarboxylase family protein — MTTLKIHNIETAPEASKALLETSKKAYGMIPGLHGVLAESPQIFEAYQTLHQLFTDTSFNAEELTVVWQTINVEHECHYCVPAHTGIAKMMKVDDAITEALRNETPLANPKLEALRTLTLIITRNRGHVSQEELDAFYAAGYGEKQVLEIILGLSQKVISNYTNHIANTPVDAAFKAFSWSKEKV, encoded by the coding sequence ATGACCACATTAAAAATTCACAACATTGAAACTGCACCAGAAGCAAGCAAAGCATTATTAGAAACATCTAAAAAAGCCTATGGTATGATTCCTGGATTACATGGTGTATTAGCTGAATCTCCACAAATCTTTGAAGCTTACCAAACGTTACACCAATTATTTACAGATACTTCTTTTAATGCAGAAGAATTAACGGTAGTATGGCAAACCATCAACGTAGAACATGAATGTCATTACTGTGTTCCTGCACATACAGGTATTGCAAAAATGATGAAAGTAGATGATGCTATAACAGAAGCTTTACGTAATGAAACTCCTTTAGCAAACCCTAAATTAGAAGCTTTACGTACGTTAACTTTAATAATTACGCGTAATAGAGGACATGTTTCTCAAGAAGAATTGGATGCTTTTTATGCTGCTGGTTATGGTGAGAAACAAGTTTTAGAAATTATTTTAGGTTTGTCTCAGAAAGTAATTAGTAACTATACAAACCACATTGCTAATACACCGGTAGATGCAGCTTTTAAAGCTTTTTCTTGGAGTAAAGAAAAAGTATAA
- a CDS encoding EthD family reductase has product MIKVSVMYPNSKDVKFDVEYYKTSHLPMISKAVGSALKGLELDLGIGSRIPGEPAPYVAIAHLLFDDVASFKESFGPHAAEFAADIKNYSNVQGKLQISELITF; this is encoded by the coding sequence ATGATAAAAGTATCTGTAATGTACCCAAACTCTAAAGATGTAAAGTTTGATGTAGAATACTATAAAACAAGTCATTTACCTATGATTTCTAAAGCAGTTGGTAGTGCGTTAAAAGGGTTGGAATTAGATTTAGGAATTGGAAGTAGAATTCCAGGAGAACCTGCTCCTTATGTAGCAATTGCACATTTATTGTTTGATGATGTTGCTTCTTTTAAAGAATCGTTTGGTCCGCATGCTGCTGAATTTGCTGCCGACATAAAAAATTACAGCAATGTACAAGGAAAACTTCAAATTAGTGAATTGATAACTTTTTAA
- a CDS encoding haloacid dehalogenase type II, producing the protein MKNNRNIKPKVLFFDVNETLLDLTKMKKQVGDALGGKEELLPLWFTTMLHYSLVTSASGDYKPFGHIGAAALQMVAANNGIKLSEENARKVTVTAMQNLPPHPEVKEALLLLKKAGYKLVAFTNSSIKGLKNQFENAGLTDYFDEMLSVEETGKFKPFTETYLWGASKMGVHPEECMLIAAHGWDVYGAMSAGLRAAFVARPGQQLFPLAPKPEIVETDLKKVTDLLITYI; encoded by the coding sequence ATGAAAAACAACCGTAACATAAAACCGAAAGTACTTTTTTTTGATGTAAACGAAACTCTATTAGATCTTACCAAAATGAAAAAACAGGTTGGTGATGCTCTGGGCGGAAAAGAAGAATTACTGCCTTTATGGTTTACGACGATGTTGCACTATTCTTTAGTAACATCCGCAAGCGGAGATTATAAACCTTTTGGACATATTGGTGCTGCAGCTTTGCAAATGGTGGCTGCTAATAATGGCATTAAATTATCCGAAGAAAATGCGCGCAAAGTAACTGTAACTGCTATGCAAAACTTACCTCCTCACCCAGAAGTAAAAGAAGCATTATTGCTATTAAAAAAAGCGGGTTACAAATTAGTTGCGTTTACAAATTCATCTATCAAAGGTTTAAAAAATCAATTTGAAAATGCAGGGTTAACTGATTATTTTGATGAAATGTTAAGTGTTGAAGAAACTGGTAAGTTTAAACCTTTTACGGAGACTTACCTTTGGGGAGCATCAAAAATGGGTGTACATCCAGAAGAATGCATGTTAATTGCAGCACATGGTTGGGATGTATACGGAGCAATGAGTGCCGGTTTAAGAGCTGCTTTTGTAGCAAGACCTGGTCAACAATTATTTCCGTTAGCGCCCAAACCAGAAATTGTAGAAACCGACTTAAAAAAAGTAACTGACCTACTTATAACTTATATATAA
- a CDS encoding DsbA family oxidoreductase gives MTQKLKIDIVSDVVCPWCTIGYKRLEKAIIELDLQDKVDIEWQPFELNPNMPAEGQNVNEHITEKYGSTTEQQNQSKQMMTEAGEELGFKFDYFDDMRMVNTFDAHVLLEYAKNFGKQTELKMRLTASFFSERKDVSKRDILKQALLEVGLNAEEGLAKLDNEDAQNEVRFKQNYWKNLGVNSVPTIVFNRKSAVTGAQPVDTFKQVLSELMKEEQTV, from the coding sequence ATGACACAAAAATTAAAAATAGACATCGTTTCTGATGTTGTTTGTCCGTGGTGTACCATCGGATACAAACGTTTAGAAAAAGCAATTATAGAATTGGATCTTCAAGATAAAGTAGACATAGAATGGCAACCTTTTGAGTTGAACCCTAATATGCCAGCTGAAGGTCAGAATGTAAACGAACATATTACAGAAAAATATGGTTCTACAACCGAGCAACAAAATCAATCGAAACAAATGATGACGGAAGCTGGAGAAGAACTTGGTTTTAAATTCGATTATTTTGATGACATGCGCATGGTGAATACCTTTGATGCACACGTTTTATTAGAATATGCGAAAAATTTCGGCAAACAAACTGAATTAAAAATGCGCTTAACAGCTTCTTTTTTTAGCGAACGTAAAGACGTTTCTAAAAGAGACATCTTAAAACAAGCCTTATTAGAAGTTGGTTTAAATGCAGAAGAAGGACTTGCTAAATTAGACAATGAAGATGCACAAAACGAAGTAAGATTCAAACAAAATTATTGGAAAAATTTGGGTGTCAATTCTGTACCAACTATTGTCTTTAATAGAAAAAGTGCGGTAACTGGTGCACAACCTGTAGATACTTTTAAACAAGTACTTTCAGAATTAATGAAAGAGGAACAAACCGTTTAA
- a CDS encoding peroxiredoxin-like family protein produces the protein MEATNNKGTLDALLTAKRNEGAAKFTKEKNKIYADGIASVADSGILESALNVDDKAPNFTLKNALNKSVTLYDELKNGPVVLTWYRGGWCPYCNITLHYLQEKLPEFQQAGATLMALTPELPDNSLNTSEKNNLEFNVLSDVGNTIGKEYGVVFKLTDEVAEIYEAGFGLSKVNGETSNELPLAATYVIDTNGIIQYAFLDADYRERAEPSAILAALNKLK, from the coding sequence ATGGAAGCAACAAACAATAAAGGAACATTAGACGCATTATTAACTGCAAAACGTAACGAAGGTGCAGCAAAATTCACCAAGGAAAAGAATAAAATTTATGCAGACGGAATTGCAAGTGTAGCAGATTCTGGTATACTTGAAAGTGCTTTAAATGTGGATGATAAAGCCCCTAATTTTACACTAAAAAATGCTTTAAACAAATCAGTAACTTTATACGATGAATTAAAAAACGGACCTGTAGTTTTAACATGGTACAGAGGTGGCTGGTGTCCGTATTGCAACATTACATTGCATTATTTACAAGAAAAATTACCAGAATTTCAACAAGCAGGTGCAACACTTATGGCTTTAACTCCTGAATTACCAGATAATTCTTTAAATACATCCGAAAAAAACAATTTAGAGTTCAATGTTTTAAGTGATGTTGGCAATACTATCGGAAAAGAATATGGTGTTGTTTTTAAACTAACTGATGAAGTTGCCGAAATTTATGAAGCAGGTTTTGGTTTAAGTAAAGTAAACGGAGAGACCAGCAACGAATTGCCTTTAGCTGCTACGTACGTTATAGATACTAACGGAATTATTCAGTACGCTTTTTTAGATGCAGATTATAGAGAAAGAGCAGAACCATCCGCTATTTTAGCTGCTTTAAACAAGCTGAAATAA
- a CDS encoding DUF6503 family protein — protein MQTTKLLFIAFSFFFFSCGNKKTNSEKETPITFKNKGHELVYNTVQKTGNYQMLAAKKDVVYSYSYQTPDGKTDISTEKYIFDGEFSYGAYTKHERTLTDLEGKVEQGYDGNEYWLKNNGEIITDSAALKKVAFNRPTNFYWFCMIQKLLDPSVQYQYIKEQTIEGTAYDVVKITFEANPNKPQDIYQVYINKETKLIDQFLFTVMDFGKTDPLLMQMKYENIDGILIPTQRKYKASNWDAEVTDAPWILVNWTNIKFNNGLQKAMFKK, from the coding sequence ATGCAAACTACCAAACTCCTCTTCATCGCTTTTAGTTTCTTCTTCTTTTCTTGTGGAAATAAAAAAACAAATTCAGAAAAAGAAACTCCAATTACCTTTAAAAACAAAGGCCATGAATTGGTTTACAACACGGTTCAAAAAACGGGAAATTATCAAATGCTTGCCGCTAAAAAAGATGTGGTCTACTCCTACTCTTACCAAACGCCAGATGGAAAAACAGACATCTCTACAGAAAAATATATTTTTGACGGAGAGTTTTCTTACGGTGCCTATACAAAGCACGAAAGAACGTTAACAGACTTAGAAGGTAAAGTAGAACAAGGCTATGACGGAAACGAATATTGGTTAAAAAATAATGGCGAAATCATAACAGATTCGGCAGCCTTAAAAAAAGTTGCTTTTAACAGACCTACAAATTTTTATTGGTTCTGTATGATTCAAAAATTATTAGATCCTAGTGTACAATATCAATATATAAAAGAGCAAACAATTGAAGGAACTGCGTATGATGTTGTGAAAATAACTTTTGAGGCAAACCCAAATAAACCGCAAGATATTTACCAAGTGTACATTAATAAGGAAACTAAATTGATAGATCAGTTTCTTTTTACGGTAATGGATTTTGGAAAAACAGATCCTCTTTTAATGCAAATGAAGTATGAAAATATAGACGGAATCTTAATCCCTACACAACGTAAATACAAAGCCTCTAATTGGGATGCAGAAGTTACAGATGCTCCTTGGATTCTTGTAAACTGGACCAATATTAAATTTAATAACGGCTTACAAAAAGCGATGTTTAAAAAATAA
- a CDS encoding thioredoxin family protein, protein MKKIIAIVVLILTTVSTINAQEWHTNFKEAKQIASTESKPIILVFQGSDWCAPCIKLDRQIWSTPTFKQYAKDNYVMLQADFPKRKKNALSDAQTAANAKLAEMYNKRGIFPYVVVLNANGKVLGETGYKKITPENYIKELNMFTK, encoded by the coding sequence ATGAAAAAAATAATAGCAATAGTAGTATTAATACTTACCACTGTAAGCACTATAAATGCACAAGAATGGCATACTAATTTTAAGGAAGCAAAACAAATTGCATCAACAGAAAGTAAACCTATCATATTGGTTTTTCAAGGTTCAGATTGGTGTGCACCTTGTATTAAATTAGATCGCCAAATTTGGAGTACTCCTACTTTTAAACAATATGCAAAAGACAACTATGTAATGCTGCAAGCAGATTTTCCGAAGCGAAAGAAAAATGCATTGTCAGATGCTCAGACTGCCGCAAATGCCAAATTGGCTGAAATGTATAACAAGAGAGGTATTTTTCCTTACGTAGTAGTACTCAATGCAAATGGTAAGGTTCTTGGTGAAACAGGTTACAAGAAAATTACACCAGAAAATTACATTAAAGAACTTAATATGTTTACAAAATAA
- a CDS encoding FAD:protein FMN transferase produces MKKVLTSFLLLISIVCAAQTPYKRVLKLMGSRFDITVVANNKIQGDAYIDLAVAEITRIEKLISSWDAHSQTFSINKNAGIKPVKVAPELFNLIERAIRISKLTDGAFDISYASMDKIWKFDGSMKKMPAEETIKTSVVKVGFQNIVLDKVHSTVYLKLKGMKIGFGAIGKGYAADKAKALLISKGAISGIINASGDMNTWGKQPDGKEWKVAITNPMNKNKVFALFPLNNGAVVTSGNYEKYVNFNGKRYTHIIDPRTGYPSTGIISVTVFAPKAELADALATSVFVMGKQVGLDRINQLPKIECIIIDDKGNITTSKNIEIDKL; encoded by the coding sequence GTGAAAAAAGTACTTACCTCCTTTTTATTGCTAATATCTATTGTTTGTGCAGCACAAACACCCTATAAACGAGTACTCAAATTAATGGGAAGTCGTTTTGATATTACGGTTGTTGCCAACAATAAAATTCAGGGAGATGCATACATTGATTTGGCGGTTGCCGAAATTACAAGAATTGAAAAACTTATTTCTTCTTGGGATGCGCATTCACAAACTTTTTCCATCAATAAAAATGCAGGTATTAAACCTGTAAAAGTTGCCCCAGAACTTTTTAATTTGATAGAAAGAGCTATCCGAATTTCAAAACTTACCGATGGTGCTTTTGATATTAGCTATGCATCCATGGATAAAATATGGAAATTCGACGGCAGTATGAAAAAAATGCCTGCAGAAGAAACAATAAAAACATCGGTTGTAAAAGTAGGGTTTCAAAACATTGTTTTAGATAAAGTACATAGTACTGTTTATTTAAAACTGAAAGGAATGAAAATTGGTTTTGGTGCCATTGGTAAAGGATATGCAGCAGATAAAGCAAAAGCACTCCTTATTTCTAAAGGTGCAATTTCTGGAATTATCAACGCCTCTGGCGATATGAATACTTGGGGAAAACAACCTGACGGAAAAGAATGGAAAGTAGCCATAACAAACCCAATGAATAAGAATAAAGTATTTGCTTTATTCCCGCTTAATAATGGTGCTGTGGTTACTTCTGGAAATTACGAAAAATACGTTAACTTTAATGGCAAAAGATACACACATATTATAGATCCAAGAACAGGATATCCTTCTACCGGAATTATAAGTGTTACCGTTTTTGCACCCAAAGCAGAATTAGCAGACGCACTAGCAACCTCTGTATTTGTAATGGGGAAACAAGTAGGTTTAGATAGAATTAATCAATTACCAAAAATAGAATGCATCATCATAGATGATAAAGGAAATATTACAACATCAAAGAATATAGAAATAGATAAATTATGA
- a CDS encoding DUF4266 domain-containing protein produces the protein MIKKCIIAALITISFSSCVVLKEYEKVNINDPDMVLSEKKADRNVATAQAYREAAVGANGGKTGGGCGCN, from the coding sequence ATGATTAAAAAGTGTATAATCGCTGCATTGATAACAATTAGTTTTAGTAGTTGTGTGGTGCTTAAAGAATACGAGAAAGTAAATATAAACGACCCAGATATGGTGCTTTCTGAAAAAAAAGCAGACCGTAATGTTGCCACAGCACAAGCATACAGAGAAGCTGCCGTTGGTGCAAATGGAGGTAAAACTGGTGGAGGCTGTGGTTGTAATTAA
- a CDS encoding DUF3570 domain-containing protein — MCLFAFVKVNSQTKQDAPKVYKKRVLETTEVDFLTSYYSQDGDNAAVSGGIGSESLTDVTGTFVVSMPLNDDDILTIDAGISAYTSASSSNINPFDGDNADPFQASSGASKSDLWANITGSYTHSSDDRNDIWSTKLAISSEYDYFSFGLGGSYTKLFNQKNTEVSVHGNVYIDSWELLYPIELREANGDKNDFNINNYTITGNTNYTPTFVPLDGTARNSYSVGFGFSQILHKNVQGSLALDFVKQDGLLSTPFQRVYFSDVADSFVENFQLADDIERLPDTRFKVAVGGRLNWYLNEIVTLRTFYRYYSDDWGISSNTASIEIPVKITDKFTLYPSYRYYNQTAADYFKPYQTALSTDEYYTSDYDLSKFTANQFGFGVSYTDIFAKAHIRNFGLKSIDLKFYQYDRDTSFSSSIITAGFKFVMD, encoded by the coding sequence ATGTGTTTATTTGCTTTTGTAAAAGTGAATTCACAAACTAAACAAGACGCACCCAAAGTCTATAAAAAACGCGTGCTAGAAACTACCGAAGTAGATTTCTTAACAAGTTACTACTCTCAAGATGGTGATAACGCTGCCGTAAGTGGTGGTATTGGCTCGGAATCGTTAACCGATGTAACCGGAACTTTTGTGGTTTCTATGCCTTTAAACGATGACGATATACTAACTATTGATGCCGGTATCTCTGCATACACATCTGCATCATCTAGTAATATTAACCCTTTTGATGGTGATAACGCAGATCCTTTTCAGGCTTCTTCTGGTGCTTCTAAAAGTGATCTTTGGGCAAACATAACTGGTAGCTATACACATAGTTCAGACGATAGAAATGATATTTGGTCTACCAAACTAGCCATTTCTTCAGAATATGATTATTTTTCTTTTGGTCTTGGCGGTAGCTATACCAAACTTTTCAATCAGAAAAACACAGAAGTAAGTGTGCATGGTAATGTATATATCGATTCTTGGGAGTTGCTCTATCCTATAGAATTGAGAGAAGCTAACGGAGATAAAAATGATTTTAACATCAACAATTATACAATAACTGGTAATACAAATTACACGCCTACTTTTGTTCCTTTAGATGGCACCGCTAGAAACTCGTATTCCGTAGGTTTTGGATTTTCTCAAATACTGCATAAAAATGTACAAGGTTCTTTGGCTTTAGATTTTGTAAAACAGGATGGTTTGCTATCCACTCCCTTTCAAAGAGTTTATTTTAGTGATGTAGCAGATTCTTTTGTAGAGAATTTTCAGCTTGCAGATGATATAGAACGTTTGCCAGATACTAGATTTAAAGTAGCTGTTGGTGGTCGTTTAAATTGGTATTTAAATGAAATTGTTACGCTTAGAACTTTTTACCGTTATTATTCTGATGATTGGGGAATTTCTTCTAACACAGCAAGTATAGAAATACCTGTAAAAATTACAGATAAATTTACCTTATATCCGTCATACCGCTATTACAACCAAACGGCTGCAGATTATTTTAAACCGTACCAAACGGCACTTTCTACGGATGAATATTATACATCTGATTATGATCTCTCTAAATTTACTGCCAATCAATTTGGTTTTGGGGTTTCTTACACCGATATTTTTGCAAAAGCACACATTCGTAATTTTGGTTTAAAAAGTATCGATTTAAAGTTTTATCAGTATGATAGAGATACTTCGTTTAGCTCTAGTATAATTACCGCAGGATTTAAGTTTGTAATGGATTAA